Proteins from one bacterium genomic window:
- the secF gene encoding protein translocase subunit SecF encodes MNEVTTKAVPPRVKFTTFFTVTHIDFMSKRKLGYFVSSALLIISIGLMLVKGVNLSIDFRGGIEVTLRPSANVGEQTIRDALTEAGYKDAEVKTITDAEGHADLLIRIKKSDFATADVANNIEKVVDQKIAPVTVEVRQTQSVGPKVGKELMISALYAILVTSLLIMIYLWWRFEWFFGVGATLAMIHDIIITAGFVVLLGYEFSMQIVAVLLTILGYSINDTIVVYDRIRENVKKHRGMSLTNIVNLSVNETLSRTLLTSITVMMSLVIILFVGGQVIHDFAVALLFGVVFGTYSSVFVASSLLIDSGVKDIGKAMAKKQKK; translated from the coding sequence ATGAATGAAGTAACAACCAAAGCGGTGCCGCCGCGGGTTAAATTTACCACGTTTTTCACCGTAACTCATATCGACTTTATGAGCAAACGGAAGCTGGGATATTTTGTCAGTAGCGCCTTGCTGATCATTTCGATTGGCTTGATGTTAGTGAAGGGCGTAAATCTTTCTATCGATTTCCGCGGTGGAATCGAAGTAACCTTACGTCCTTCAGCAAACGTTGGTGAGCAAACGATCCGCGATGCTTTAACGGAAGCCGGCTATAAGGATGCCGAAGTCAAAACGATTACCGATGCCGAAGGGCATGCCGATCTTTTGATTCGGATAAAGAAATCGGACTTTGCAACAGCTGATGTCGCTAACAACATCGAGAAAGTTGTCGACCAGAAGATTGCTCCGGTAACGGTGGAAGTGCGACAGACTCAATCGGTCGGACCGAAAGTCGGCAAAGAATTGATGATCTCAGCGTTGTATGCGATTCTTGTCACCTCGCTCCTTATCATGATTTATTTGTGGTGGCGGTTTGAGTGGTTTTTCGGTGTCGGCGCTACCTTAGCAATGATTCACGATATCATCATCACTGCCGGGTTTGTTGTACTCCTTGGTTACGAGTTCTCGATGCAAATCGTTGCGGTATTGCTGACGATACTTGGTTACTCGATCAATGATACAATCGTGGTCTACGACCGCATCCGGGAAAATGTGAAGAAACACCGGGGGATGTCGCTTACCAATATCGTAAATTTATCAGTGAACGAGACGTTGTCAAGAACCTTGTTAACATCGATCACTGTTATGATGTCATTAGTGATTATTCTGTTTGTCGGCGGTCAAGTTATTCATGACTTTGCCGTAGCTTTGCTCTTTGGTGTTGTTTTCGGTACTTACTCTTCGGTGTTCGTCGCGTCATCACTCCTCATCGATTCCGGTGTAAAGGATATTGGCAAGGCGATGGCAAAGAAACAGAAGAAGTAA
- a CDS encoding PDZ domain-containing protein, with protein MTQARLFVSILIVLGSLSVTVSALAVSDSVEMISQLLTGDPNRSLKAAMALSQFAPDSLAKWITSFREYPKPERAGQIMRITHRLNDSCDAPVLVYVPSKYDPKIATPLFVYLHGGVSRPAFPAISDSELLEDPLLKLSEQNGWFYVFPLSRFDCVWWSPEGVDHIQWLVREMKRRFHIDDSRVSIGGFSDGGSGSFHIAMTSPTDFANLFPWSGHMAVGSLDGPMQQHLPNMMNRPLYATVGGKDQLYPTVGMLPMLQTALKAGANLNVTVYDTATHNDSYLLHEFDKISRIVNENRRDPLRSHIYWETSDVKYGKCDWFTITALDTTKPPAEWHKTYDCMLVDDRVTVGFQADQEWKGEGVKVGSVMSDTTSAAYTAGLLKDDVIIALDAFEVKSMRDLSKARSTKKRGDAVTLTVLRNEKKEVLHGKFPPVQEYAAFPRKAKSGAVSAIRIGNRFEIETSGVKSIEILLNPEMINFDQPVVIIANGIAVFDGIVKKESKLLLDHFLQDRDRELLWFGRVTVSL; from the coding sequence ATGACACAAGCAAGACTATTCGTTTCGATCCTCATCGTTCTTGGATCGTTATCGGTAACAGTCTCGGCGCTCGCAGTTTCCGACAGCGTGGAGATGATTTCTCAGTTACTAACGGGAGATCCGAATCGCTCTTTGAAAGCTGCCATGGCACTTAGCCAATTCGCTCCAGACTCGTTAGCGAAGTGGATTACGTCGTTTCGCGAGTATCCGAAACCGGAACGAGCCGGTCAAATCATGCGGATTACTCATCGATTAAACGATTCTTGCGACGCTCCGGTATTGGTGTATGTACCATCGAAGTACGATCCGAAAATTGCGACGCCGCTCTTCGTTTATCTGCATGGCGGTGTGAGTCGACCGGCCTTTCCGGCTATCAGCGATTCTGAATTGTTGGAAGACCCGCTTTTGAAACTAAGTGAGCAAAACGGTTGGTTCTATGTTTTTCCCTTGTCAAGATTCGATTGTGTGTGGTGGAGTCCGGAAGGAGTCGATCACATCCAATGGCTCGTCCGGGAAATGAAACGACGATTCCACATCGACGATTCACGAGTATCGATTGGCGGTTTTTCCGATGGCGGGTCGGGTTCTTTCCATATTGCAATGACCTCACCAACCGATTTCGCGAATTTGTTTCCATGGTCGGGACACATGGCGGTTGGTTCGCTCGATGGGCCGATGCAACAGCACCTCCCGAATATGATGAATCGTCCGTTGTATGCGACCGTTGGCGGAAAGGATCAATTGTATCCAACCGTTGGAATGCTGCCGATGTTACAGACAGCGCTGAAAGCCGGCGCTAATCTCAACGTTACGGTGTACGATACCGCGACTCATAACGACTCGTACTTACTCCATGAATTCGATAAGATATCTCGAATCGTCAATGAGAATCGCCGCGATCCGCTGCGTTCACACATCTACTGGGAAACGAGCGATGTGAAATATGGCAAATGCGATTGGTTCACGATTACCGCATTGGATACCACGAAACCACCGGCGGAATGGCATAAGACATACGATTGTATGTTAGTCGACGACCGCGTCACGGTTGGTTTTCAGGCCGATCAGGAGTGGAAAGGCGAAGGTGTTAAAGTAGGATCGGTAATGTCGGATACAACTTCGGCGGCTTACACCGCCGGCTTGCTGAAGGACGATGTGATTATCGCATTGGATGCCTTCGAAGTAAAGTCGATGCGCGATTTATCAAAAGCGCGCAGTACGAAAAAACGCGGCGATGCTGTGACACTTACTGTGCTCCGAAACGAAAAGAAAGAAGTGCTGCATGGGAAATTCCCGCCGGTGCAGGAGTATGCAGCGTTTCCCCGGAAAGCAAAATCTGGTGCAGTGAGTGCAATTCGGATTGGGAACCGGTTCGAGATCGAGACTTCAGGTGTAAAGTCCATTGAGATATTGCTGAATCCCGAAATGATAAATTTCGATCAACCGGTGGTTATCATTGCCAATGGAATAGCAGTGTTTGATGGGATAGTGAAGAAAGAGAGCAAGCTACTACTCGATCACTTCTTACAAGATCGTGACCGCGAGTTGCTCTGGTTTGGGCGAGTGACTGTTTCCTTGTAA
- a CDS encoding thermonuclease family protein, with product MKLRILCLVWLLLAAGVFAQVVKVKRVVDGDTFIAEETKTEYPVRLLFVDTPESVHPDIKQNHPMGKVASNWTKKRIENTYVTLQTPVDSDEEDRFHRKLAIVFHGESCINLELIQHGLSPYYTKFGKAPEPWHSKFANAEKQARDTKQGIWSDPELTKKYLRMKSKWGTKNPKKKKDR from the coding sequence ATGAAGCTCCGGATCCTTTGTTTGGTCTGGTTGCTCTTAGCAGCCGGTGTTTTTGCTCAAGTCGTCAAGGTGAAGCGTGTTGTCGATGGCGATACTTTCATCGCTGAGGAGACCAAGACCGAATACCCGGTGAGATTGTTGTTTGTGGATACTCCTGAGTCAGTACATCCCGATATCAAACAAAATCACCCAATGGGTAAAGTTGCCTCGAACTGGACAAAGAAGCGGATTGAAAATACGTATGTGACTTTGCAAACGCCGGTTGACAGCGATGAGGAAGATCGCTTTCACCGCAAACTCGCAATTGTTTTTCACGGGGAATCCTGCATCAATCTTGAACTCATCCAACACGGACTCTCACCCTACTACACCAAATTTGGAAAAGCACCAGAACCTTGGCATTCTAAGTTTGCTAATGCCGAGAAACAGGCACGGGATACAAAACAGGGGATTTGGAGCGATCCGGAATTAACAAAAAAGTATCTCCGGATGAAATCGAAATGGGGAACAAAGAATCCTAAGAAAAAGAAAGATCGCTGA
- a CDS encoding EVE domain-containing protein produces the protein MAKRKRYWLMKTEPDVCSFDDIANLPNQTTGWDGVHNYQARNSMRDEMSVGDPIILYHSNAMPPHAIGIGEVASEAYPDPTQFDKKQEAYDPKATKEKPIWYQVDVKAIRKFSRAVGLPELRQVKALQNMVLFRASRLSVQPLTKREYEWVVKLGDTDTSQATKKGTNKKRA, from the coding sequence ATGGCAAAGCGGAAGAGATACTGGTTAATGAAAACCGAGCCCGATGTTTGCTCCTTTGACGATATTGCAAATCTGCCAAATCAAACGACCGGATGGGATGGCGTACACAACTATCAGGCACGCAATTCAATGCGGGACGAGATGAGCGTAGGCGATCCAATTATCCTTTATCACTCCAATGCGATGCCTCCTCATGCGATAGGCATTGGGGAAGTAGCATCAGAGGCGTATCCCGATCCCACCCAATTCGATAAAAAGCAAGAAGCGTATGACCCGAAGGCAACTAAGGAGAAACCGATTTGGTATCAGGTCGACGTGAAAGCGATTCGGAAGTTTTCTCGTGCCGTTGGGTTACCAGAACTGAGGCAAGTAAAGGCTTTACAAAACATGGTGTTGTTTCGGGCGTCGCGGTTGTCGGTGCAACCGTTGACAAAGCGGGAGTATGAGTGGGTCGTCAAGTTGGGAGATACCGATACTTCTCAAGCGACCAAAAAAGGTACTAACAAAAAACGAGCGTAG
- the secD gene encoding protein translocase subunit SecD — MKGNLLGRWIIILCIIAGSFYYLYPSYRFNTLSDQETQKFAELAKYSRLSRGEIVANIYRDEVDLKSMVSRSSANPQDAAEAAKLIDELRGPFRESIDSYRGKSIKRGLDLQGGMYLVMEVDAFTLIENVAKAKDDQFASAMKEVSQQVAKDPEADVVDVMSKTFAARGVPLTRYFPDAVSNDDAITKLKKMNSDAVDRSLEILRNRIDQFGVTEPSITRQGDHRLILELPGVQDPQRARGLIGKTALLEFKMLEEGERADRILQDIDKALAGDTTQSASSTDTSKLAALTAVTDTANKSSTDTLFGKSAASLADTAKNGGERKLLSLLKQVRGTIAVESKDINKVKQFLGSEKVVAVIPQDVQFLWGKDFEFAGNTRYLPLYMVKRKAEMTGSGLTDARVQLGGQQSGSPDVNFELNPEGRRIFARVTGANVGKRMAIVLDEVVHMAPSIRSRIPDGRGVIEGSGSVEEANDLAIVLRAGSLPAPVKVMEERTVGPSLGRDSVESGKKSFIISLLVIAVFVAFYYRLSGVIADVALITNIFIMMAILAMFQSTLTVPGIAGIILTMGMAVDANVLIFERIREELLSGKTPAHAVKAGFERAFITIFDSNLTTVFSGFALYQFGTGPIRGFALTLMIGIAVSMFTALYMSRAAFDLYLKRVMPKTLSI, encoded by the coding sequence ATGAAAGGCAATTTGCTAGGGCGGTGGATTATTATCCTGTGTATCATCGCGGGATCTTTCTACTATTTATACCCATCTTACCGTTTTAATACGCTTTCCGATCAGGAAACACAGAAGTTCGCAGAATTAGCGAAGTACTCGCGGCTTTCCCGCGGCGAAATTGTCGCTAATATCTATCGCGACGAAGTCGACCTGAAAAGTATGGTGTCGCGCAGTTCCGCGAATCCACAGGACGCTGCTGAAGCAGCGAAACTGATCGATGAACTTCGTGGCCCGTTCCGGGAATCCATCGATAGTTATCGCGGTAAGTCGATCAAACGCGGTCTTGACTTGCAGGGCGGCATGTATTTGGTGATGGAAGTGGATGCGTTCACATTGATCGAGAACGTCGCAAAAGCGAAGGACGATCAGTTTGCATCAGCAATGAAAGAAGTGTCGCAACAGGTTGCCAAGGATCCCGAAGCGGATGTCGTTGACGTCATGAGCAAGACGTTCGCCGCCCGCGGAGTTCCCCTAACCCGTTACTTCCCCGACGCTGTGTCCAACGATGACGCCATCACCAAGCTCAAAAAAATGAATAGCGACGCGGTCGACCGTTCACTGGAAATTCTGCGAAATCGTATTGACCAGTTCGGTGTCACGGAACCAAGCATCACGCGGCAGGGCGATCACCGGCTCATCCTTGAATTACCTGGTGTCCAGGACCCGCAACGCGCTCGTGGCTTGATTGGTAAAACGGCATTGCTGGAATTCAAAATGTTGGAAGAAGGCGAACGCGCCGACCGCATTTTGCAAGACATCGATAAAGCGTTAGCAGGCGATACTACTCAATCAGCAAGTTCAACCGATACCTCGAAACTTGCCGCTTTAACAGCTGTTACCGATACAGCGAACAAGTCTTCAACTGACACACTGTTTGGTAAGTCTGCTGCATCGTTAGCTGATACCGCCAAGAATGGCGGCGAACGAAAACTCCTCTCGCTATTGAAGCAAGTTCGTGGCACTATCGCCGTCGAATCGAAAGACATCAATAAAGTCAAACAGTTCCTCGGTTCAGAAAAAGTGGTTGCCGTGATTCCGCAGGATGTTCAATTCCTGTGGGGCAAAGACTTCGAATTTGCCGGTAACACGAGGTATCTGCCGCTGTACATGGTGAAGCGGAAAGCGGAAATGACTGGTTCCGGTTTGACCGATGCCCGCGTCCAATTGGGTGGTCAGCAATCCGGTTCCCCAGATGTTAATTTCGAATTGAATCCCGAAGGTCGCCGGATTTTCGCCCGGGTGACTGGTGCCAACGTTGGCAAGCGGATGGCGATTGTACTTGATGAAGTTGTCCACATGGCACCGTCAATTCGTTCGCGGATTCCCGATGGTCGTGGCGTTATCGAAGGTAGTGGCAGCGTCGAAGAAGCGAATGACCTTGCGATCGTGTTGCGTGCTGGTTCATTGCCCGCCCCGGTGAAAGTTATGGAAGAGCGTACCGTTGGTCCGTCGTTAGGACGTGATTCAGTAGAATCCGGTAAAAAGAGCTTTATCATCAGCTTACTTGTTATAGCCGTTTTTGTGGCATTTTACTACCGTTTGTCGGGTGTCATAGCCGATGTCGCATTGATAACCAACATCTTTATCATGATGGCGATTCTGGCAATGTTCCAATCTACTTTAACGGTGCCCGGTATTGCCGGTATCATCTTGACGATGGGTATGGCGGTCGACGCGAATGTACTGATCTTTGAACGCATCCGGGAAGAGTTACTATCCGGCAAAACTCCGGCACATGCGGTGAAGGCAGGCTTTGAGCGTGCGTTTATCACCATTTTCGACTCTAACTTAACGACAGTCTTCTCAGGGTTTGCTTTGTACCAGTTTGGTACTGGCCCGATTCGCGGATTCGCATTAACGTTGATGATCGGTATTGCAGTCTCAATGTTCACCGCATTGTATATGTCGCGCGCTGCCTTCGATCTATATCTGAAGCGCGTAATGCCGAAGACTCTTTCAATATAA
- a CDS encoding DUF3783 domain-containing protein, giving the protein MNTPEFTPLDASDAAGTAEIPVILISGYSEAEVSRFVDIVRNSNLRVPAMAMVPDGVLDWKVGEYLSTIRTEHATFQTS; this is encoded by the coding sequence ATGAATACCCCGGAGTTTACTCCGCTCGATGCTTCTGATGCGGCGGGAACAGCGGAAATACCTGTTATCCTGATCTCAGGGTATTCTGAGGCAGAAGTCAGCCGGTTCGTAGATATTGTTAGAAATAGTAACCTTCGGGTTCCAGCCATGGCAATGGTTCCTGATGGTGTACTTGATTGGAAAGTCGGCGAATACCTCTCAACGATTCGCACTGAACATGCCACTTTCCAAACCTCGTGA
- a CDS encoding HD domain-containing protein, translating into MPLKQLEPGDQFSGSFLLRTLTPREARNGATFWDLELYDKSGRLQCRWFQPPTLLPTPIPLPVHAEGFVEEFNGKKVGKISVLVPLPEEKIIWEDLLPSSKRPFPELINDLKTRVAAIQDEWYKKLWELLLADESWFSKYCEAPAGKLWHHMYRGGLLEHSLCIADHCDLAAQHHELCDRDLLLSGALLHDVGKVWELSPLPSGDYTESGRLLGHIFMGTNFVSRKMETIEGFPTRHKVRLLHLLLSHQGTREKGSPIIPATLEAIILHHSDELDAHAEAYEHIIEAQTGSERIFTDYVPLAGAHLYLGDRTRPDSPTSEEKVERDNLDAEYAV; encoded by the coding sequence ATGCCTCTGAAACAGCTTGAACCGGGTGACCAGTTTTCCGGCAGTTTTCTACTGCGAACACTGACTCCCCGCGAAGCCCGCAATGGCGCAACCTTCTGGGACCTCGAGTTGTACGATAAGAGCGGTCGACTGCAGTGCCGCTGGTTCCAACCGCCTACGCTACTCCCCACCCCAATCCCGCTGCCAGTCCATGCCGAAGGATTCGTGGAAGAATTCAACGGAAAAAAAGTTGGGAAAATTTCTGTATTAGTTCCCCTTCCCGAAGAGAAGATCATCTGGGAAGATTTACTCCCATCCTCCAAACGACCGTTCCCTGAACTAATCAACGACTTGAAAACACGGGTCGCTGCGATTCAGGACGAATGGTACAAAAAACTTTGGGAGTTGCTACTCGCCGATGAATCGTGGTTTTCCAAGTATTGCGAAGCGCCTGCCGGGAAATTGTGGCATCACATGTATCGCGGCGGACTCTTGGAGCACTCGCTTTGTATTGCTGATCATTGTGACTTGGCGGCACAACATCACGAGCTTTGTGACCGCGATTTACTCCTCTCGGGAGCATTGCTCCACGATGTCGGTAAAGTGTGGGAGTTATCTCCCTTGCCATCGGGGGATTACACTGAATCGGGGCGGTTACTCGGTCACATTTTCATGGGAACTAACTTTGTAAGCCGGAAAATGGAAACCATCGAGGGGTTCCCGACCCGCCATAAAGTAAGATTACTGCATTTACTCCTATCGCATCAGGGAACCCGGGAGAAAGGTTCCCCCATCATTCCTGCAACCCTCGAAGCGATTATTCTTCATCACTCTGATGAGCTTGATGCCCATGCCGAAGCGTATGAGCACATCATCGAAGCTCAGACCGGCAGTGAGCGCATTTTTACCGATTACGTTCCGCTTGCTGGCGCTCACCTCTACCTCGGCGATCGCACCCGACCCGATTCACCAACTTCAGAAGAAAAAGTTGAGCGGGACAATCTCGATGCCGAATACGCAGTATGA
- a CDS encoding MTH938/NDUFAF3 family protein: MIESLKFGKLTIDGKVYENDVAIFPSGEIKPWWRKEGSRCTMDDLEEVLKSGAKRIIIGNGLYRMMGIVPTVRAAIESKGLKLDIYQSEQAVTEFNKSQKDGNVALCLHIRE; this comes from the coding sequence ATGATTGAATCGTTAAAATTTGGAAAGTTGACAATCGACGGAAAAGTCTATGAGAACGATGTCGCTATCTTTCCCAGTGGTGAAATTAAACCATGGTGGCGGAAAGAAGGTTCCCGTTGTACAATGGATGATCTGGAGGAAGTACTGAAGTCGGGTGCGAAACGAATAATCATCGGAAACGGATTGTATCGTATGATGGGCATCGTACCAACAGTTCGAGCTGCGATTGAATCAAAAGGCTTGAAACTGGATATCTACCAATCTGAACAAGCGGTTACCGAATTCAATAAATCGCAAAAAGACGGCAACGTGGCACTCTGTCTGCATATTCGCGAATGA
- a CDS encoding tRNA-binding protein translates to MTIPFSVFDQVEMRVGEIVQVDPFPAARKPAYKVTIDFGEFGLKQSSAQITVHYSEQSLIGRRIIAVTNFNPKRIAGFLSEVLVLGVPDVNGDVVLLMPEQDVALGARVF, encoded by the coding sequence ATGACTATCCCCTTTTCGGTCTTCGATCAAGTAGAAATGCGCGTTGGGGAAATCGTTCAAGTCGATCCTTTTCCCGCGGCTCGAAAACCTGCATACAAAGTAACAATCGATTTTGGCGAATTTGGATTGAAGCAATCCAGTGCTCAGATAACCGTTCATTACTCCGAGCAATCGCTCATCGGACGAAGGATAATCGCCGTAACGAATTTTAACCCAAAACGAATCGCAGGATTTCTTTCCGAGGTGTTAGTATTAGGAGTACCGGATGTCAACGGAGATGTAGTGTTGCTCATGCCGGAGCAGGATGTAGCGTTGGGTGCTCGGGTATTTTAA
- a CDS encoding aminotransferase class I/II-fold pyridoxal phosphate-dependent enzyme has product MSKWSERLLRLPPYLFAGLEAKASELRTKGVDLIDLGIGDPDLPPVPEFESALRDHLHDADAHLYPTSMGDPAVRTSIARWAKIRFGVEVDPASEVCVLLGAKEGLANLARAYVNLGDRVAVPDPAYPVYANGATILCDGVPVSLPLDETKGMLPDLSTIPDEVRMLYLNYPNNPTGAIATSEFFTEVAQWTEAHPECVVVQDNAYSELTFAGYQAPALLQHTRKGIEFFSLSKVVNATGYRIGWAIGDPDIIRALVKVKTQLDSGAPVFIQRAAAAILDYYTTPGQLPDCIAQNLSVYGERRVTMENGLRQLGIEFLASSATFYVWAKVPKGWDDVTFVDAAMEKGVIVTPGRGFGKQGEHRIRFALTQPTERIIQALARIATL; this is encoded by the coding sequence ATGTCGAAATGGTCGGAGCGACTGTTACGGCTTCCACCATACCTGTTTGCCGGATTGGAAGCCAAGGCTTCCGAGTTACGAACGAAAGGTGTGGATTTAATCGATTTAGGGATCGGCGACCCCGACCTGCCGCCGGTACCGGAATTTGAATCAGCGCTTCGTGATCATTTGCACGACGCCGACGCGCACCTCTATCCAACATCGATGGGCGATCCTGCCGTTCGCACCAGTATTGCCCGTTGGGCAAAAATCCGGTTCGGCGTCGAAGTCGATCCTGCTTCGGAAGTATGCGTTTTGCTCGGAGCGAAAGAGGGCTTGGCGAATCTTGCCCGCGCCTATGTAAACCTCGGCGACCGCGTCGCGGTGCCCGATCCGGCTTATCCGGTCTATGCCAACGGCGCAACCATTTTATGTGATGGAGTGCCAGTTTCACTTCCGCTCGATGAAACAAAAGGAATGCTTCCAGACCTGTCGACAATTCCTGATGAAGTGCGGATGCTCTATCTCAATTATCCGAACAATCCTACCGGCGCAATTGCAACTTCCGAGTTCTTTACCGAGGTTGCACAATGGACGGAAGCGCATCCCGAGTGCGTCGTTGTGCAGGATAATGCGTACAGCGAATTAACCTTTGCCGGATATCAAGCGCCTGCGCTGTTGCAGCATACCCGTAAAGGCATCGAGTTCTTCTCGCTCTCGAAAGTCGTGAATGCGACCGGTTACCGTATCGGATGGGCAATCGGCGACCCGGATATCATCCGCGCACTGGTCAAAGTGAAAACCCAACTCGACAGCGGAGCGCCGGTCTTTATCCAACGTGCCGCCGCCGCCATTTTGGACTACTACACAACCCCGGGACAATTGCCGGACTGCATCGCGCAAAATCTTTCGGTGTATGGCGAGCGTAGAGTAACGATGGAAAATGGATTACGGCAACTGGGCATCGAATTTCTCGCAAGCAGTGCCACCTTCTATGTATGGGCGAAAGTACCAAAGGGCTGGGACGATGTAACGTTCGTCGATGCTGCGATGGAAAAAGGGGTTATCGTTACGCCGGGACGCGGATTTGGAAAACAAGGCGAGCATCGCATCCGGTTTGCTCTAACCCAACCAACCGAGCGAATCATTCAAGCGCTGGCGCGGATTGCAACACTTTGA
- a CDS encoding adenylosuccinate synthase: MSVMTIVGAQWGDEGKGKIVDLLAGRMDVVARWGGGPNAGHTVVVDEEKYILHHIPSGILNPTALCLLGAGVVVDPEKFLSEVDGLEQRGIRVDNRLFVDGRAHVILPYHRRLDECQERTSAIGTTGRGIGPAYTDKATRNGIRMSDMLYPKHLQERVRSETEQRNLLLEKLYNESPLDIDYIVKSTQLLAERMKPYIIDVSLLLEKQIAGDKKILFEGAQGTLLDINFGTYPFVTSSEPIAGGASTGLGVGPRHLQKVLGIAKAYVTRVGNGPFPTELKDEMGIELRKRGAEFGSTTGRARRCGWWDNVLARYSARVNGITSWAITKLDVLSGINQIPICTGYETPNGVIDYFPMDLFTLERCKPVYENLPGWKEDISHVTNFSRLPIEARRYVERIERLTGVPVEYISVGEKREQTIKLV; encoded by the coding sequence ATGTCCGTGATGACAATTGTCGGCGCTCAATGGGGCGACGAGGGAAAAGGGAAAATCGTTGATTTATTAGCCGGTCGGATGGATGTGGTCGCACGGTGGGGCGGCGGCCCGAATGCCGGTCATACCGTTGTTGTCGACGAAGAAAAATACATCCTCCACCATATCCCTTCCGGCATTCTGAATCCAACAGCGTTATGTTTGCTCGGAGCAGGTGTCGTTGTCGATCCGGAGAAATTTCTTAGTGAAGTCGATGGGTTGGAACAACGCGGCATCCGTGTCGACAACCGGCTCTTTGTCGATGGTAGGGCACACGTAATCCTTCCCTATCATCGTCGGCTCGATGAGTGCCAAGAACGTACATCGGCGATTGGAACAACTGGCAGAGGTATTGGGCCAGCCTATACCGACAAAGCGACTCGCAACGGTATCCGAATGTCGGACATGCTGTACCCCAAGCATTTACAGGAGAGAGTCCGTTCGGAGACAGAGCAACGCAATCTCCTGCTTGAGAAACTGTATAACGAATCACCGCTCGACATCGACTATATCGTGAAATCGACTCAACTCCTCGCAGAGCGGATGAAACCGTACATCATTGATGTCTCTTTACTCCTCGAGAAACAGATTGCCGGGGACAAAAAAATCCTCTTCGAGGGGGCACAAGGAACTCTACTCGATATCAATTTCGGCACGTACCCGTTTGTCACTTCCAGTGAACCGATAGCGGGAGGTGCTTCGACTGGCTTGGGTGTTGGCCCACGGCACTTACAGAAAGTATTAGGAATTGCGAAAGCGTATGTTACTCGAGTTGGTAACGGACCATTTCCTACTGAGCTAAAAGACGAAATGGGGATCGAATTGCGGAAGCGCGGCGCGGAATTCGGCTCAACAACTGGGAGAGCGCGGCGATGCGGTTGGTGGGACAATGTATTGGCAAGATACTCGGCGCGGGTGAATGGCATCACCAGTTGGGCGATAACGAAACTCGACGTTTTGTCGGGTATCAACCAGATTCCCATCTGTACCGGTTACGAAACTCCCAATGGTGTGATCGATTACTTCCCGATGGATTTATTCACTCTGGAACGATGCAAACCCGTCTACGAAAACCTCCCGGGATGGAAGGAAGATATTTCCCATGTTACCAATTTTTCGCGATTGCCAATCGAAGCACGGCGTTACGTCGAGCGGATAGAGCGACTCACCGGTGTACCCGTGGAATACATCAGCGTCGGCGAGAAACGTGAGCAAACCATCAAGTTGGTTTAG